The genomic region TAGACGGCCAGACCGATCCGTCCTCCGGGTGACGCAGGTCTTCGCAGGTGCAGACAACTTTTAAATCCACCTGCCTGCGCACACCCGTATCGACTATCTCCACCGGTCTTGCCTGACCCGAACCGTCAAACCCACCCAGAAAAGCGGCGACCTCGGAGAGTGGCTTTTGAGTAGCCGACAGGCCCACACGCACCGGCGGATTATGGCATATATTCTCCAGGCGCTCCATCAGCACGGACAGGAATACTCCGCGCTTATTCGGGCTCAGCGCGTGGATTTCGTCGATTATTACATATCGCACGCTCTCCAGCACTTTTCGCGCGGCCGATGTGAGTATAATATGCAGCGACTCCGGGGTCGTGATCAGAATATGGGGCGGTTTAGTGAGCATCCGGCGGCGCTCGTTGGCAGGGGTATCGCCGGTGCGCACTGCTGTCTTGATCTCCGGCAGCGAATAACCCATCTGGTGAGCTGTCTCGACGATTTCAGTCAAGGGCTGGGAGAGGTTTCGTTCGATATCATAATTCAGAGCCTTCAATGGTGAGATATACAAAATCTCGATGCCCTGCTCGCTAGACTTGCCCGGTTCGAGGTCGCAGAGCACACGGTTTATCCCTGCAAGGAAAGCGGCCAGTGTCTTACCTGAGCCGGTGGGAGCCAGAATAAGCGTGTTCTTGCCCTGGCTTATCAGCGGCCACCCGAGACTCTGGGGCTGGGTCGGCTCGCCAAATTTGTCGATAAACCACTTGGTTATGCATGGATGAAAATCATCTGGAAAGTGTCTGGACATATGACGATATTATACTCCAGATGACTATAATCCCTCCAGGTAGGATACCCGGAGGGATTGTATACAACTCCAGCGATTATTTACCGCAGCAGCAACAGCACTTTTCCTTACCTTTGCCTTTTTCCAGGGCGAGGGTGCAGGTAGGCGCGTCGCAGACTTCAGACGGACCGAAATACTGGATCGGGCCGGGGAAGACATAGCAGTCATTGAGAGCCCAGTTTTCACGGTTGGCCGAGAAATGCTTGAACGGCTCGCCGTCAAGCTCGACCAGAGCCTTCTTAATGACCGGGGTGGGCTTACCTTTACGGATCTCCATGTTGAGCATCATCGTGACCGGTGTTCCGCCCGCGACCCACTCATCTGACGACTTGGTAAGGTTCTGCACGTTCACGGTGTAACCGGTGAGTTCAGCACGAACCAACTGCGCGGCGGCATAACCGAGTGAATAGCAGTAGTCTGCGTCAAAGTTGGACGGATATGCGCAGCGGCCTTCGTAACCGAAGAAGTGCCCCAGCGGGCTGAACTTTGCCTCGGTCTCGCCTTTGGACTTCAATAATCTGATCTTATCTGCGACCAGGTCTATGAGCAGCCGCTCTGTCTCGACCTGCGAAAGAGGCACATTGCCGTGGCTGTCGCGCTTAAGCAGGACTTCCTGGGCGTCCAGGGGCAGCGAGCTGTAGACACGCGCGCTGTGGTCGGAAAGCTGGCCGCTCAGATACTGCACGCGGTCCTCATGATCGCCAAGCTCGCGGATGTATTTCTCTTCCCTGCCGAGGATATTGGAAAGTTCATCGATCATGGTCTTGATATCAGAAATAAACTCAGGCAGGCCTTCAGGAACGACCAGAATACCATAATTCTTGCCCGCGGCTGCGCGCTTAACCACTACGTCGGCTATATAGTCCACGATCTCGCCGAGAGTGGTGCCCTTTGCCTGAATCTCTTCTGAGACGAGACAGATATTGGGATGAGTCTGCAGAGCGCACTCCAGGGCTACGTGGCTGGCAGCGCGGCCCATGAGCCTGACGAAGTGCCAGTATTTTACAGCGGATGTTGCGTCGCGGCAGATGTTGCCGATCAACTCTGAATAGGTCTTGGTGGCGGTGTCGAAACCGAATGACGCT from Armatimonadota bacterium harbors:
- a CDS encoding diphosphate--fructose-6-phosphate 1-phosphotransferase — translated: MSAEKSALQKARATYQPKLPKALRAGNIKVELGAPTEPATDKSDIKKLFPHTYGQPVAKIVEGDGNLNISPMNVGVVLSGGQAPGGHNVIAGIFDALKAANKDTRIYGFLKGPGGCIKGKYMELTAEIIDNYRNTGGFDMIMSGRDKIEKPEDLAACLENFKEMDLDGLVIIGGDDSNTNAAVLAEYLDSQDSKTRVIGVPKTIDGDMKNDQIEASFGFDTATKTYSELIGNICRDATSAVKYWHFVRLMGRAASHVALECALQTHPNICLVSEEIQAKGTTLGEIVDYIADVVVKRAAAGKNYGILVVPEGLPEFISDIKTMIDELSNILGREEKYIRELGDHEDRVQYLSGQLSDHSARVYSSLPLDAQEVLLKRDSHGNVPLSQVETERLLIDLVADKIRLLKSKGETEAKFSPLGHFFGYEGRCAYPSNFDADYCYSLGYAAAQLVRAELTGYTVNVQNLTKSSDEWVAGGTPVTMMLNMEIRKGKPTPVIKKALVELDGEPFKHFSANRENWALNDCYVFPGPIQYFGPSEVCDAPTCTLALEKGKGKEKCCCCCGK